One Synechococcus sp. CC9605 genomic window carries:
- the hflX gene encoding GTPase HflX, whose product MKQSHLGGRCRGLRPSQQRQLERLSHRRHPEDCGADLLSLERLADLVLDLEMPLHLVLDGRGLCRLLWLGPLTGSDSLLQHLPATPRRSSGGWRLISCPFARKGLPHDPRDAVVALDIAPRHWLRFAPCPAADGARPAELLIPDPSQADGWRPFEQGDLRNLCLLTPDEPQPQNSSAAAGDERVLLLTLISGDERRDQRDLAELEGLVRSAGAEPVARTSQRRGQTNPQTIWGSGKLQEAALEIRRCQASLVITDRELTPVQARNLERLLSCPVSDRSELILDIFAQRAGSAAGRLQVELAQLRYRLPRLLGRGSSLSRQGGGIGTRGPGETQLEKDRRAISRRIERLLRDQRQLQSHRSRLRDQRRGLPRVALVGYTNAGKSSLLNALCGKRASDRVLAENKLFATLDPTTRKLDLPCPGTRPQRLLLTDTVGFIRDLPAPLVEAFRATLEEALDADVLLLVVDLADPDWEGHLDTVHRLLDDLGSTALRRVIANQIDRCEATAIETIHQRDPDALFLSAVRGDGLQGLQQWLREQFFDPGAESPQLTTGDSPPWPS is encoded by the coding sequence TTGAAGCAATCCCACCTCGGCGGGCGTTGCCGTGGTCTGCGCCCAAGCCAGCAACGGCAACTGGAGCGATTAAGCCATCGCCGCCATCCTGAAGACTGCGGCGCCGATCTGCTGAGCCTCGAACGCTTGGCAGACCTGGTGCTTGATCTGGAGATGCCACTGCATCTGGTGCTGGACGGCCGTGGTCTCTGCCGCCTGCTCTGGCTGGGGCCTCTCACCGGCAGCGATTCGCTGCTGCAGCATCTGCCGGCAACCCCGCGACGGAGCAGCGGGGGATGGCGACTGATCAGCTGCCCTTTCGCTCGCAAAGGGCTGCCCCACGATCCCCGCGACGCTGTGGTCGCCCTCGACATCGCTCCTCGACACTGGCTGCGCTTTGCACCGTGCCCAGCCGCCGATGGAGCTCGCCCTGCCGAGCTCCTGATCCCGGACCCGTCGCAAGCCGATGGCTGGAGGCCGTTTGAACAGGGCGACCTTCGGAACCTTTGTCTCCTCACGCCAGACGAACCCCAACCGCAGAACAGCAGCGCTGCGGCCGGAGACGAGCGGGTGCTTCTGCTCACGCTGATCAGTGGCGATGAACGGCGCGACCAGCGGGATCTGGCTGAGCTAGAAGGCCTGGTGCGCAGTGCCGGTGCCGAACCGGTGGCCCGGACCAGCCAGCGCCGGGGCCAAACCAATCCCCAGACGATCTGGGGCTCCGGGAAACTTCAGGAAGCGGCCCTCGAGATCCGCCGCTGCCAGGCCTCCCTCGTCATTACCGACCGGGAGCTCACCCCCGTACAGGCCCGCAATCTGGAGCGGCTGCTCAGCTGCCCGGTCTCCGACCGCAGTGAGTTGATCCTCGACATCTTTGCCCAGCGGGCCGGCAGTGCGGCAGGGCGGCTTCAGGTGGAACTGGCTCAACTGCGCTATCGGTTGCCGCGCCTGCTGGGACGGGGCAGCAGCCTGTCGCGTCAGGGCGGCGGCATCGGCACGCGCGGCCCAGGAGAAACCCAGCTGGAAAAAGACCGAAGGGCCATCAGCCGACGCATCGAACGACTGCTTCGCGATCAACGCCAACTTCAATCCCACCGCAGCCGCTTACGGGATCAACGGCGTGGTCTGCCGCGGGTGGCGCTTGTGGGCTACACGAATGCAGGAAAATCAAGCCTGCTCAATGCCTTGTGCGGCAAACGGGCCAGTGACCGCGTGCTGGCGGAGAACAAGTTGTTCGCCACCCTGGACCCCACCACCCGCAAACTCGACCTGCCCTGCCCTGGGACACGCCCTCAACGTCTGCTGCTCACCGACACGGTGGGGTTCATCCGCGATCTTCCCGCCCCACTGGTGGAAGCCTTCCGCGCGACGCTGGAGGAAGCACTGGACGCCGATGTGCTGCTGCTGGTGGTGGACCTTGCTGACCCCGACTGGGAAGGCCACTTGGACACGGTGCATCGCCTGCTTGATGACCTTGGCAGCACCGCCCTGCGCCGGGTGATCGCCAATCAGATCGACCGCTGTGAGGCGACTGCGATCGAGACGATTCACCAGCGGGATCCCGATGCCCTGTTTCTCTCGGCCGTGCGGGGGGATGGGCTACAGGGCCTACAGCAGTGGTTGCGCGAGCAATTTTTTGATCCCGGGGCAGAATCGCCGCAATTGACGACCGGCGACTCGCCGCCATGGCCGAGCTGA
- a CDS encoding potassium channel family protein, which translates to MKEWWQWSPAQGSERLGFAIIGVGRFGIAVCRELLQNGADVLAVDRSERAVDELRQVEPSVEARVVDCTDEEALREAGVLDMGTVVVAISEPIEASITATLIAKDSEGSRVRQVIARATSDLHEKMLKRVGADRVIFPSRMQGERLGLELVRPNLMERLALDEQHCIEEIKVPEPFVGRSLRDLNLRKNFRVNVLAAGPQSSLMVNPPASHVLEEGHLLVVMGLVDDLQRLPRN; encoded by the coding sequence ATGAAGGAGTGGTGGCAGTGGAGCCCAGCGCAGGGCAGCGAGAGACTCGGCTTCGCGATCATCGGCGTGGGCCGTTTCGGCATCGCCGTTTGTCGGGAACTGCTCCAGAACGGAGCGGATGTGCTGGCCGTGGACCGCTCAGAGCGAGCAGTGGATGAACTGCGTCAGGTAGAGCCCAGCGTGGAGGCCCGCGTCGTGGACTGCACCGACGAAGAGGCCCTGCGGGAAGCCGGCGTGCTCGACATGGGCACCGTGGTAGTGGCGATCAGTGAACCGATCGAGGCCAGCATCACCGCCACCTTGATCGCCAAAGACAGCGAGGGCAGCCGCGTGCGCCAGGTGATCGCGAGGGCAACAAGCGATCTGCACGAAAAAATGCTGAAGCGGGTGGGGGCCGACCGGGTGATCTTTCCCTCGCGCATGCAGGGGGAGCGTCTGGGGCTGGAGCTGGTGCGCCCCAACCTGATGGAACGGCTGGCCCTGGATGAACAGCACTGCATCGAGGAGATCAAGGTTCCAGAACCGTTTGTGGGCCGCTCGCTCAGGGATCTGAATCTGCGCAAGAACTTCAGGGTGAACGTGCTGGCGGCAGGACCGCAAAGCAGCCTGATGGTGAACCCACCGGCATCCCACGTGCTGGAGGAGGGGCACCTGCTTGTGGTGATGGGACTGGTGGACGACCTGCAGCGGCTACCCAGAAACTGA
- a CDS encoding TrkH family potassium uptake protein, translating to MPIGRAIERSQGWHRRLTVPQFTVVTGLLVVLIGTLLLATPLCSSSSVGLWEALFTATSAITVTGLSIIDIGTDLTTFGQALLALMILAGGLGLMAITTFLQGFVVQGTALRRRLDRGQALDEFGVGGVGRTFRGIALTATLVILVGAVILYHFGFDDIPNHGERLWAAVFHSISAYNNAGFGLWSDSLERYRSNGVVNAVVMLLIVTGGLGWRVTSDLSTQLLPRRRNRRRLSLHSRLVLRTNMLLIAFGAGGLVLTEWLNQGEIFAGMPWSERWLTALFESVTARTAGFSTVPLSLDTVTESSLLLLMVLMFIGASPGGTGGGIKTTTVAALMAATRSTLRGREVVVIRNRTINDKVVLRAVGITVGSLLFVMAMAMLISIASNLNGKDSFTFMEMLFTCISAFATVGLDLGVTVELPRFGQAVLMVGMFVGRLGILLLLSAIWEAMTQEQIQMNRQNRIGYPSEDLYV from the coding sequence GTGCCGATCGGAAGGGCCATCGAACGGAGCCAGGGCTGGCATCGTCGGCTCACGGTTCCCCAGTTCACTGTGGTGACCGGCTTGCTGGTGGTGCTGATCGGCACGCTGCTGCTGGCCACTCCGCTCTGCTCCTCAAGCAGCGTTGGGCTTTGGGAAGCGTTGTTCACCGCCACATCCGCCATCACGGTGACGGGCCTGTCGATCATCGACATCGGCACCGATCTCACGACCTTCGGCCAAGCGTTGCTGGCCTTGATGATCCTGGCGGGGGGCCTTGGCTTGATGGCCATCACCACGTTTCTCCAGGGCTTCGTGGTGCAGGGGACAGCCTTGCGACGCCGGCTGGACCGGGGGCAGGCCCTGGATGAATTCGGCGTGGGAGGCGTCGGGCGCACGTTTCGTGGCATTGCCCTGACGGCGACGCTGGTGATCCTGGTGGGGGCTGTGATCCTGTATCACTTCGGCTTCGATGACATCCCCAACCACGGAGAACGCCTCTGGGCGGCGGTGTTCCACAGCATCTCGGCTTACAACAACGCGGGGTTCGGGCTCTGGAGCGACAGCCTCGAGCGCTACCGCAGCAACGGCGTTGTGAATGCCGTGGTGATGCTGCTGATCGTGACCGGCGGCCTGGGGTGGCGGGTAACCAGCGATCTGAGCACGCAGCTGCTGCCCAGGCGGCGAAACCGCCGCCGTCTGAGCCTCCATTCACGGCTGGTGCTGCGCACCAATATGCTCTTGATCGCCTTCGGAGCTGGGGGACTGGTCCTGACGGAATGGTTGAACCAGGGCGAGATCTTCGCAGGCATGCCGTGGTCCGAGCGCTGGCTCACGGCCTTGTTCGAATCAGTGACAGCACGCACCGCCGGCTTCAGCACCGTGCCGCTCTCGCTCGACACCGTCACCGAATCCAGCCTGCTGTTGCTGATGGTGCTGATGTTCATCGGTGCCAGCCCTGGCGGCACCGGTGGTGGAATCAAAACCACCACAGTGGCCGCCTTGATGGCGGCCACCCGCTCCACCCTGCGGGGGCGGGAGGTGGTCGTGATCCGCAACAGAACCATCAACGACAAGGTGGTGCTGCGGGCCGTTGGCATCACGGTGGGCTCCCTTCTGTTCGTGATGGCCATGGCAATGCTGATCAGCATCGCCAGCAATTTGAACGGCAAGGATTCGTTCACCTTCATGGAAATGCTGTTCACCTGCATTTCCGCCTTCGCCACGGTGGGCCTGGATCTGGGGGTGACCGTTGAACTTCCCCGCTTCGGTCAGGCTGTGCTGATGGTGGGGATGTTTGTGGGACGGCTGGGGATCCTGCTGCTGCTGAGTGCGATCTGGGAAGCGATGACCCAGGAACAAATTCAGATGAATCGCCAGAATCGAATCGGATATCCCAGCGAGGATCTGTATGTCTGA
- a CDS encoding SLC13 family permease, whose product MAELSSALQNPQALITLAVLGLAVVLLITGVIAPELTGLLSLSLLIATGVLNPQEALAGFGSPALITLLGLFPVSAALFKSGALDRLRALIASERIRSSRRLIALMAFVIAPVSGVVPNTPVVASLLPVVEGWCQRRGISPSRVLLPLSFSTVLGGTLTLLGSSVNLLVSDISEQLGYGSLDLFSFTLISLPVWLAGALYLVMAPKVLLPDRGATTDDLGNTNKTSSYCTEVRIPPDSELVGRSLLNSRLQRRFDVDVLELQRGGERLLPPLADRRLEAGDRLLLRVTRPDLLRLQQDHTVQLTTQGQNAGFSLNTEEASGQKTVEVLLPAGSTLAGASLRELRFRQRHNATVLALRRGQETVQERLGQVILREGDVLLLQAPIDSIRGLQASNDLLVLDRLEDDLPTVRRKPVAVSIALAMLLLPSLTPIPLVAAVLLAMVSVVATGCLRLGELQRSIRLDVILLLGSLTSFSVAMQSTGLADALALVLQQGLAGWPSYAALIVVFIGTTLLTQVMSNAASVALLAPVAVQLAPSLQLSPTALLITVLFGASQSFLTPVGYQTNLMVFGPGRYRFLDVTRYGLGLTVIMTVLVPALILWHYGGS is encoded by the coding sequence ATGGCCGAGCTGAGCAGCGCTCTTCAGAACCCTCAGGCGTTGATCACCCTGGCCGTCTTGGGTCTGGCGGTGGTGCTGTTAATCACCGGAGTGATTGCCCCGGAGCTCACCGGGTTGCTCAGCCTGAGCCTTCTGATCGCCACCGGGGTGCTCAATCCCCAGGAGGCCCTGGCGGGGTTCGGCAGTCCTGCACTGATCACCCTTCTGGGCCTGTTTCCGGTCTCCGCAGCCCTGTTCAAAAGCGGTGCCCTGGATCGCCTGAGGGCCCTGATCGCCTCGGAGCGGATCCGTTCCTCGCGCCGTCTGATCGCGCTGATGGCCTTCGTGATCGCACCGGTATCGGGAGTTGTACCCAACACGCCCGTGGTGGCATCACTGCTTCCCGTGGTGGAGGGCTGGTGCCAACGGCGCGGCATCTCACCATCCCGGGTGCTGCTGCCGTTGTCGTTTTCAACGGTTTTGGGGGGCACCCTCACCCTGCTGGGCAGCTCGGTGAATCTGTTGGTGAGCGACATCAGCGAACAACTGGGCTATGGCTCCCTCGATCTGTTCAGCTTCACCCTGATCAGCCTGCCAGTCTGGCTGGCCGGCGCCCTTTACCTGGTGATGGCTCCGAAAGTGCTGCTGCCGGACCGTGGTGCCACGACGGATGATCTGGGCAACACTAATAAAACGAGCAGTTACTGCACAGAAGTGCGCATCCCCCCAGACTCGGAGCTGGTGGGCCGCTCACTGCTGAACAGTCGGCTGCAGCGCCGTTTCGACGTGGACGTGCTGGAGCTGCAACGCGGTGGGGAGAGGTTGCTGCCCCCCCTGGCAGACCGACGTCTTGAAGCGGGCGATCGTCTGCTGCTGCGGGTCACCCGCCCGGATCTGCTGCGTCTCCAGCAGGATCACACGGTTCAGCTCACCACCCAGGGCCAGAACGCCGGATTCAGTCTGAACACCGAAGAAGCCAGCGGTCAGAAAACCGTGGAAGTGTTGCTGCCGGCTGGTTCCACGCTGGCCGGCGCCAGCTTGCGGGAATTGCGGTTCCGGCAACGCCACAACGCCACGGTGCTCGCCCTTCGCCGCGGCCAGGAAACCGTTCAGGAACGCCTTGGCCAGGTGATCCTGCGAGAGGGAGATGTGCTGCTGCTGCAGGCACCGATCGACTCCATCCGCGGCCTTCAGGCCAGCAATGACCTGTTGGTGCTGGATCGACTGGAGGATGACCTCCCGACCGTGCGGCGCAAGCCCGTGGCCGTCAGCATCGCCCTGGCCATGCTGCTGCTGCCGAGTCTCACCCCCATCCCCCTTGTGGCCGCAGTGCTGTTGGCCATGGTGAGCGTGGTGGCCACCGGCTGCCTTCGCCTTGGTGAACTGCAGCGCTCGATTCGGCTGGACGTGATCCTGCTGCTGGGATCCCTCACCAGTTTCAGCGTCGCCATGCAGAGCACGGGCCTGGCCGATGCCCTCGCCCTGGTGCTCCAGCAGGGGCTGGCTGGCTGGCCGAGCTATGCCGCGTTAATAGTTGTCTTCATCGGCACCACGCTGTTGACCCAAGTGATGAGCAATGCCGCCTCAGTCGCCCTGCTGGCGCCTGTGGCTGTGCAACTGGCTCCGTCCCTGCAGTTATCTCCCACCGCCTTGCTAATCACAGTGCTGTTCGGTGCCAGTCAGTCTTTTCTCACCCCAGTGGGATATCAGACAAACCTGATGGTGTTCGGCCCAGGCCGTTACCGATTTCTGGATGTCACCCGCTACGGACTCGGCCTGACGGTGATCATGACCGTTCTGGTGCCGGCCTTGATCCTCTGGCATTACGGCGGATCCTGA